Within the Epinephelus lanceolatus isolate andai-2023 chromosome 22, ASM4190304v1, whole genome shotgun sequence genome, the region CATTACATCACTACTGTAGACACCGTTGTGCCAGTAAAAGCAGATGGACCAGTTCTTTACAAAGAGCTTTAAGGatcaggggccgtattcacaaacactaaggacactctcagagagctcctaactcaGCCTAAAAGTTTTAGGAAGGAGTCCCAGCTTAGGAGtgtttaggaaagttctcagagcaactctgagcaaggaagagacagaaacttttaccttagttAAGAGGTGTGGTTAGGTATGACACGCTTTTTAACAGATGTAATGGCTGTCTCGTGAGCCTTTTTTTGTGTTGCCTGATAAAGGTCTAGTACCGAAACGTCGCCAAGAAATTATATATTGCAAGTgagacagtgtgcaggagtccttttgcaactttttggtctcgtgagcctgcaaggtgaggacacccagtggaaattaaATGAACTGCGTCTCAGTGTGAGACTGAAAgtattgttagtgtgatcagtCTGCGGATGGAAGATTGAGACAAACCCAAGTCGTCACTGTTTGATGACTGTAAAACCTTTAATCATACAAGATGAGTTTAAGAAATAAGATGATGCTCATAAATGTAACATGACAATAAAGTTTCAAACCACAGTGCAAAACACCTGtaagtaaaaatgtttttagagaCATTTTTAACTTTATCATTAAATTAGGAAAATGTGATATTAGCTGTGTCTCATTTCAGAGGCTGCGGCGCTTGAAGGACGCTGCTTTTGCTGTTGCCCGTGTTTTTTCTTGACAGTGTGGATATGTTATGTTTGacaaagttgtttttgttttttaaagaaaaatgtaccataaaatgttttcaagGAAAACCAAAACTCAGAAGTCTTTGAATTTGACTCCTACAAACTCTTACATGATGTCATTCTCTCTTAGTGATgtcatttaaaggaacagtacaGTTTAAGGTGCAGAAATTCATTGGTGTGGAACAAGAAACTTGTGGACATGCATACATTATGCCATTttaaatcaattattttttttcctaattcaAGACATTAAGACATTTCCACTGAAGAGGGAAGCATTTATACTCCTATAgacaaaaaaagtgttgtgttgcCATGTGAGGGGTTACCTAGCTGCTGTTATGtacacttttttgttttatttgtatacacatttatctggtttgctttattttttatttctctacTTTAAATATATACAAGTTTATGGACAAGTTTATTATAGCTTTATATAGTATGTATGCGTCTATATAAAGgcaatgtacagtatatatttttGTGAATTTAGGTTAAGTTATACTGTTACACAGtaactaaattatttaaattaacaTAACGTAAAACTGGTGTATCTGCGCGGCGGCAGCTCACTGAAAACACCAATTAACATTACTTGAAACTGATTTCATGTGGTATGCTTTAGCACTGGTGTCGAAATaacgttaaaaaaaacaccagtttCACTCATGTAAATATCTAAGAGTGATTAACATAGGTAATGTTAGCATAAGGTAATGTTCGTAACATCTTTTAACATTGATGGTTAAACTAACGTGAATGTAAAGAGTGGGTTAACGTTACCAACTAAGCCATGTACCAACAACCGTTAGCTAAGTTGACTAACAGTAACATTAGTAGATCACAGAGTTTGGTTAATTTAGTGGCAATTTACCGCTAAACACGTCTATAAAGTCAAACGTTAACGATATTAAAGCAAGTCAAACGTTGATTTTAATCGCTAAATAATGCAAATGTCTGTGAAGTGTACGTTTATATTCGAGTTATACTATattgaaaatctctttaaaACCCAATGAACAaaactggaggaaaaaaattgttttgataTTTTCGTTGAGGTGCTGACCCGATCACATCACTTAATTctactaaagtttgtttgtgAAGATGGCTTTATTATAAATAGACagtcaaagcactttgtaaactctgtttttaaagatgctatataaataaagttattataaCTAATCGAGAATGTCCAATCTGGAATGCATATATTTACATATTCCTGTTATGTTCTCTCTCCACAAAAGGATCAATGAAATTCATCTTACAAGTATTCATCTTTTTGAGAATCaaggaaaacatatttttgaaaaGCTGTTTGCTGAACTTGCTGTTCTGAATATGACAGGCAACTGCTGACAACGTTCCTCTCCAGGGGTCAATAAATGTTGACGCTGAATCATCAGGGGTCGCCGTGGTCGTAAATTACACTTGCGTGCTACTCACAAGGTTGACAGTCGTGTCAGATGGCAGCCCTTGTCTCACCAGTTCATCTTTTATctggagagggaaaaaaaagtgttgctgaGATAAGATCATAACATGCATCAGATATGATGGCTCTGTGGGAACACTGATATGTTGTATCATACTTCTGAATCATCAGAGGTTTTTGCTGACTCATGATACTTGACACTGACTCAAAAACCACACGTTCGCAGCTAACCTTGTTGTGTGCCAGGGAGTTTTCAGTTTGGTATGTTTGGTTGTCAGCATAAAAAACTACTAATCTGattttcataaaagttgatGGAAGGGTGTTGTCTGCACGGGGACTTCCCAATCGTTACAACAGCTCATTATTCCAAAACCCCAATGGTccgaaaaatgtcccatttgTCCGACAGCCTTTTAtccagaaaacaaacatcccaAAGGCCCGTTGCTCCAAAACTACACACTCTCCCAAACATATCATCGGAACTTCCAAGGTGCCAATTCTTTTTACCACCATGGTAaagggggcggcagtagctcagtccatagggacctgggttgggaaccggagggtcgcctgtttgaGTCtccatccggaccaaatatggagcctggactggtagctggagaggtgccagttcacctcctgggcactgcctgcccccaaccgctcggggcgcctgaccaaggcagcccccttactctgacatctctccactttgtgcatgtataggtcctgccCTACTCAGCCTCTGATTAGTACTTGTTGCCTTCGTTGGTCTGgttggctaggtttaggcaagaggagtgagattggttagggttagggtaacaATGTCAGGGTAAACCACTTAGAAGCAGGGGGCGGGGCATGTCTTTGGCTAAAATTCACATtgcatttggtgtgaacacaacataatggTTTTGGAACCACATCCAGACATATATAGTCTTTGTGATTGCTAATTTGTATGTCATTGAAGATTAATTGACcttggcagaggtctgcgcTTCTTATTAATGTATTCATTACAAATTCTACAGCGGCACCGACCATTGTATTCTCATAGAATGGTTTGTATGAttttagactcacaagtcagtctttagacgctttgcttaactaaagactgatgtctttctccctgattttgtgtttagatgggcggatacactttcagagtttaaaaaaactccctacgttgcagaaccaatagtaaatctgcagggcggtcctttggtggctcgctgaactctcgTGCTCGTAAACACAGTCcaactgcgttaaaagttttaaacaaagttgctgtaagtccttcatttccacaatcttgtagactaagcacacgtttgataaaacggaggtaaatccattttcaagctcagacgagaaaagggggagcgcacatttccaggaGGGCGTGTCcctttcaaaaatgcaagaggcgttgctttgttgctggccgttttctctggtgtgttaaacacactttagaaaggagtgtccccagactatcagaaggcggagatctgtgattgtctggtggcgataCTACAAAAAATGCATGCGCAACATGTTGTATGATATCTTACAATTAGAGCCTCACGAACAGGCAGAAATGGGGCTGTAGTTCACTTCAAGTTTACATAGGTACAAACGGTTCCGAACATGTAAGTCAAAGGGAAAGTCCgggtttttgtgacccatccaccacagcTACCTTCCTCCTTGCAAGACCACTCAGAACTGTTTCCTTGTTTACTCacgtcagtgcattggtcaggTGTtagcagcctttcaaaatacgtggAATATGTACGGATATGGCTTTGGGTACATTTcattttgtaggaaaacatactaacagtttgtgagaacagACTGCCACCAACAAATAATTAAACCTTGAACTAGCTCCAATAGGTGTAGTTATCTGATGCTTTGACATACTTTGATTTCTGATGAGATAAGAAAAGGCTGACCTGTTGTATGATGGTGCTCCTGATGAAGTCCTCAGACAGTGGAATGGAAGAGGAAAGCCTCATTCTCAGAGCTACAACATCTAGAAGCACAGAGAGCAAATCTTACAATGCAGGCCAATGCAGGGATGAGTAAACTACAGCACAGAGTCACTAAGACAAAATCTTCCATTTTCAGGACACTCAAAAGCTGTTGTTCACACATAGatccagtggtgtagtggtagttgatgaggctGGTGTACTACAAGGTAGATAGGTAGGGTACTGAGGAGGAAGTAGGTGTACACTTgttatattccaatggcttttggGCTGGTGGGTGGGTTTGTTGCTTACGACCAGAAAAGGAGGTGGGTATGACCCGTATACCTGCCTACAACCCCGACTACACCACTGCATAGCTCCCTCATTTAGCTTTGTATTTGTCCATTTAGAGACGATGATATGGTGTAAGACATCACCATTTGTCGTACTCACTTGTGTTAGAAACATCAGGTGTGGTAACTGATGGTGGACTTGCTGTTGTAGTTGTTAGGAGAGCTGTGGTTGTAGTTGGTGTGGTAGTTGTTGGGGGAGCTGTGGTTGTAGGTTGTGGTGTGGTGATGGTTGTTGTAGTTGGTGTGGTAGTTGTTGGGGGAGCTGTGGTTGTAGGTTGTGGTGTGGTGATGGTTGTTGTAGTTGGTGTGGTAGTTGTTGGGGGAGCTGTGGTTGTAGGTTGTGGTGTGGTGATGGTTGTTGTAGTTGGTGTGGTAGTTGTTGGGGGAGCTGTGGTTGTAGGTTGTGGTGTGGTGATGGTTGTTGTAGTTGATGTGGTAGTTGTTGGGGGAGCTGTGGTTGTAGGTTGTGGTGTGGTGATGGTTGTTGTAGTTGGTGTGGTAGTTGTTGGGGGAGCTGTGGTTGTAGGTTGTGGTGTGGTGATGGTTGTTGTAGTTGGTGTTGTAGTTGTTGGGGGAGTTGTGGTTGTAGGTTGTGGTGTGGTAATGGTTGTAGTAGGTGGAGGGGTAGTTGTTGGGGAAAGGGTGATTGTGGATTGTGGTGTGGTGATGGTTGTTGTAGTTGGTAGGGTGGTTGTTGAGGGAGCTGTGGTTGTAGGTTGTGGTGTGGTGATGTTTGTTGTAGTTGTTGGGGGAGCTGTGGTTGTAGGTTGTGGTGTGGTGATGTTTGTTGTAGTTGTTGAGGTAGCTGTGGTTGTAGGTTGTGGTGTGGTGATGTTTGTTGTAGTTGTTGGGGGAGCTGTGGTTGTAGGTTGTGGTGTGGTGATGTTTGTTGTAGTTGTTGGGGGAGCTGTGGTTGTAGGTTGTGGTGTGGTGATGTTTGTTGTGGTTGTTGGGGGAGCTGTGGTTGTAGGTTGTGGTGTGGTGATGTTTGTTGTGGTTGTTGGGGGAGCTGTGGTTGTAGGTTGTGGTGTGGTGATGTTTGTTGTAGTTGTTGGGGGAGCTGTGGTTGTAGGTTGTGGTGTGGTGATGTTTGTTGTAGTTGGGGGAGCTGTGGTTGTAGATTGTGGTGTGGTGATGTTTGTTGTAGTTGTTGGGGGAGCTGTGGTTGTAGGTTGTGGTGTGGTGATGTTTGTTGTAGTTGTTGGGGGAGCTGTGGTTGTAGGTTGTGGTGTGGTGATATTTGTTGTAGTTGTTGGGGGAGCTGTGGTTGTAGGTTGTGGTGTGGTGATGTTTGTTGTAGTTGTTGGGGGAGCTGTGGTTGTAGGTTGTGGTGTGGTGATGTTTGTTGTAGTTGTTGGGGGAGCTGTGGTTGTAGATTGTGGTGTGGTGATGTTTGTTGTAGTTGTTGGGGGAGCTGTGGTTGTAGGTTGTGGTGTGGTGATGTTTGTAGTTGTTGGGGGAGCTGTGGTTGTAGATTGTGGTGTGGTGATGTTTGTTGTAGTTGTTGGGGGAGCTGTGGTTGTAGGTTGTGGTGTGGTGATGTTTGTTGTAGTTGTTGGGGGAGCTGTGGTTGTAGGTTGTGGTGTGGTGATGTTTGTTGTAGTTGTTGGGGGAGCTGTGGTTGTAGGTTGTGGTGTGGTGATGTTTGTTGTAGTTGTTGAGGTAGCTGTGGTTGTAGGTTGTGGTGTGGTGATGTTTGTTGTAGTTGTTGGGGGAGCTGTGGTTGTAGGTTGTGGTGTGGTGATGTTTGTTGTAGTTGTTGGGGGAGCTGTGGTTGTAGGTTGTGGTGTGGTGATGTTTGTTGTGGTTGTTGGGGGAGCTGTGGTTGTAGGTTGTGGTGTGGTGATGTTTGTTGTAGTTGTTGGGGGAGCTGTGGTTGTAGGTTGTGGTGTGGTGATGTTTGTTGTAGTTGGGGGAGCTGTGGTTGTAGATTGTGGTGTGGTGATGTTTGTTGTAGTTGTTGGGGGAGCTGTGGTTGTAGGTTGTGGTGTGGTGATATTTGTTGTAGTTGTTGGGGGAGCTGTGGTTGTAGGTTGTGGTGTGGTGATGTTTGTTGTAGTTGTTGGGGGAGCTGTGGTTGTAGGTTGTGGTGTGGTGATGTTTGTTGTAGTTGTTGGGGGAGCTGTGGTTGTAGGTTGTGGTGTGGTGATGTTTGTAGTTGTTGGGGGAGCTGTGGTTGTAGGTTGTGGTGTGGTGATGTTTGTTGTAGTTGTTGGGGGAGCTGTGGTTGTAGATTGTGGTGTGGTGATGTTTGTTGTAGTTGTTGGGGGAGCTGTGGTTGTAGGTTGTGGTGTGGTGATGTTTGTAGTTGTTGGGGGAGCTGTGGTTGTAGGTTGTGGTGTGGTGATGTTTGTTGTAGCTACTGCTGTAGTTGTTGGCTGACTGGTTGTGGTtactgatgaatctgtaaacAGAAGTGGAAAGTAAAAAGTAGAATACAAGGGAACTTTATCAACCCAGGAAATCAGAAATGGAATTTAAAACATCTAAAAACAAGGGAGTGTTCAACTCACCGTTTCCAACACTCACTATGATGCATCGAAGCTCTGAGTCATATTTGTCTGAACTGTGGAGATAAATCAGTTTGGCAGCTCATTTACAAAATAATGTCATAAATTATTGAAGGTATCTCAAGACAGACAGTCTTGTTTAAACCCTGACccattttaaaggaacagttcaccttTTAGGTAAATGTTCTACAGCCTGGAGGAAGTCACTGCCCACTATAATCACtacttgtgggttttttttatactttgttttttcaggagaaaataaaaaggcatAGCAAACTaaagtttgggtctcaggagggtattgtgctcttactaccactagatggcacaaaaaagtgtccacaaaggAGGACTatgttaagtagaatgaagtataaggtccaaTTAACTGCAAATATGATGTCCttgtatgaggacacagggtctcaggagggtaaggaaaaagtaaaacattaaaGCAAAGGATGACTGATAACATTTGCCATTCTCTTGAAGGAAATTTTAGAAACCTGTTCTTGCAGAAACATCTTTCTTTCACCTATATTGAATAGGTACAGTAATATATCTTGATGTAAGCTTAAGTGACTGATAAACCTTAGCCAACAcatcattgtttttaatttctggtACTTCTACATTTTCTCCTTGCATGTTATTATAGAGTAATGTTCATGACTGACTTCAATTCTGCTTGGACGATAAAACAGACGGGCTGGCTCTCTCCATCCTCTGCCTCAGACGGCGTCCATCTTAAGGTGTATTGTCCTGCTCCTAATGAATCATTGATCATGTTGTGTGGCCCGCTGAACAGCAGCCTAGAAATCCTtgaagaggcagagggagaaaaGGTTTGGCAAGTTACAGGAGCATTTCCAAAACCACCCCAAGCAAAACTCTTCTCCGTGACAGCATGAATGTATCGAAATTCCCACCTGGCGTGTGACTCATCTTTCTTTTTACAGGTGTCATAGCAGCCACTATGGCTGGCTGATTTCTGATGAGTCACATGGGCTgctgattgtttttttgttgttgttgttacctTAAAGTGGTCCAACCAGTATTACTCTTCAAAAATCTAAGCTAAACTACTTCTGACAGTGCAAACTAACTACTTAAAACAGTATGACGTTTttggagggcggggcttagctggagggaAAACAGttttccacagacattagctagcgctagctagcaagttctgttggcttgttttagacaatggaggaagatgatgcaagtGGTGCATCtagaaatactcattctgacTGCCAAAGCCcacacaaactggaccgttcatAAATTCCTAGCACTGTCGGATTGTACCGTTCGattatccagagcaccgcactctcgGCACTCTGTccgtggagacggagcagcagagcgcagAGTGGAGCAAATGTGTGATAAGCTTAACTGtttgttaattcatatagaaatgtAACACTCCATTTCTTCGACCagcagggctctcattttagtgtagagcgtcagactgaatttatgaacgcaccatgtcgggtcactcactctccggtacggcgagtgttacttgaataactaaacactgaccaacgggaccacactggccgacccgtatgctctcactcagtggatggatgatgtcacaggaagccaatcttacaaaggaggaccacacctatactgtttcctccagtttgttttgctatcaaagctaaagttagctaatgtgctaaagagttagcgttgcagagaaatccaatattcctcttaatccctccccagtttctgatgaggtggacatgataacccttaatacacataacgttattcatccctacaacagggaatactttttccctaacctgatacgaagtgtgcgctgcacatgtgagcatttttgatgatggtctccgtccagtcctttggtcttatcacatttaaccatagttgtttttgtttttgttgacaggcagtggcggctggttttgagccatgactccttctattctggctcccagtaacacaacaagtcaaacacattttaagactcctatgtagcctacagccctgtgggggagaggcagctttacctccagctaataaaatgacgCCATTGTGACTTTGGCCCTAACAGCTGGTTCTGTTACATTTGTCAAACTTGTCTCATGCATCAGTGAGCCTGTTTATACCTGGGATTACCACATGTTTTGGTGATCTGAACCCAAGTGGACAGTCGAGATACATAagtgttcacacctgtgtctatcctgcgtctccagctgaccacttaTGTTTGGATTTCATCACTACCAACGTCACTTATGCTAGAAGGTCAAACAGCCCCACGCAATGTTATTACATCTACGATATCGCAAGCTGCTCGCTAGAATGTACACTAGTCACCTTCGCGGTTGTATTGGTACAGCTACAGATAACGTTGTCGGCAGGATTCAATACGTCTCCTTCCTTAAGGCAAAATTATGGCTGGTGACACTTTGTCCAActcattttaacatttgtttaCACAACTAAATATATGTGGTCAAATGTGTCCTAGTGCACCTTAATTAAATTTATTGTACTTTAAACTTACGTGGAGTTATTTGCCTCTGCATTGATGCTGATTTCCAGAGCCTGATTGGCAGGGgtgaacagctgagctctgttggCCGGGGTCGGAGACAGGAACCTGGGCAGATAGAGTCCCTCCGTGCAGGATGGCACCGCAGGGTCCACTGAAATGAGAAGAAAAGCTAAAAGTTTTCTAAAGATGGCAACGCTGGTCAGTTTGTCCATCCATCAGtgggtccaccactttggtccaaactAGAATATCTCATCAGCCGTTTGATTGCCATGAAATGTAAGGAATTCTATGTCTTTAGTGACCctgtgacttttcctctagtgccaccagcaggtcaagAGTTTCACTTATCCGGTAAAATATCTTGACATCTACTATATCTACTGAAACAAACTTGCTAGCTGCTCTCAGAGCTGGAATTTTGGATTTAGCTTAATGTTAGCAATAGACCCCACTGCtgccacttttttttgtttgtttttgaagtgtaaatgaAATTGTcgaaagtaaaaagctaatgttaggctatgaAGTACAATACAGTCATGTGACTTATTGTTGCCACCACAATAAGGTTGTAAAGCCGTGTTCAGCCTGATACAATCTCATTTAGCCTCTTAGCAAATGCCTTTTTAagacatgtaaaaatgttttaggACTCGTTCCTGCACCACTCCGTAGGGTCAGGCGTTAACCTCGACACATTTTTGCTACCACCAAAATTGTGTCAAAATTTGAGTCATACAGTATTGACATTAGCTTTTCCTCCAGCTATCTTTATACgttacagttacagctgaaaatgacaacagaaatgaaCAAGTTTGATGATTTCATATAACTCcaccataaaaaaacaacccgGAAGTGACTGGTGTTGTTAACGTGACATGGTGATCCAGTCAATAGCCTACTCTATATTAGCAGTCATGGACCGCTCTTGTCCGAACAAAATTTTTAGGTCAGAACTAAGTGTAAGCCTATCGACCCTTTTACTGTAAACAgactgatgttttttggtgggtggggcttagctggaggcaaaacaattctccactgacattagctagcactagctagcaagttctgttggcttgttttagacaatggaggaagatgatgtgagtggtgcattcCGAAATACTCAGAGTGTAGGaacgcactctgacacaaactggaccattcgGAAATTTGGAGTGCTGTCTTAATGTGCCAtttggttatccagagcaccgcagTCTCAGAGTGACAGAGCGCACTCTCTGCACTCTGTCTGGAGAGACGGAGCAGTGGAGCGCCGAGCGGAGCAAATGTgcgattaacttaaccgttcattatttcaaatatagaaatatataacgctccgtttcttcgaccaacaggggtctcattttagtgtagagcgtcagactgaatttatgaacacaccatgtcaggtcGCTCACTCTCCAGGATGTGACGTAATGAGTGTTACTTGAGAAAGTAAACACTCACTCAACGGGatcagactggccgacccgtatgctctcactcagtggatggatgatgtcacaggaagccaatcttacaaaggaggacgacacttgaacggtttcctccagtttgttttgctatcgaagctaacattagctaatgcgctaaaaagttagcgttgcagagaaatccaatttccctcttaatccctccccagtttctgatgaggtggacatgataacccttaatacacgtaacgttattcatccctacaacaggaaatactttttccctaacctgatatgaagcgtgcgctgcacatgtgagcatttaccacatttaaccataattgtctttgtttttgttgacgggcagtggcggctggtatgtgataaaattcttagccatgactccttctattctggctccaaataacacaacaagacaacattttaagactcctatgtagcctgcagccctgtggtggagagtcggccctaaaagggtctgtataagattatttttcttgttaTCTAGCTCTACCTCTAATAGAAACTTGTGGCTCTAAGTTCAGGCTGCCAAAATAAGAAATCTTACCCCTTAAAACAAACTGGACAGGTAGTTTGCTCATAGCAAAGCTGGACGTTATGATGGTCTGCACCCCATCAGAGCTAGTCAAAGCGATAATCTCCCTGGGAAAGTCCTCCATGACCAACTGTACAGCATATGGACCTTCAGTGGTGCTGTCAGTGGGGCTGAATGACAGAGTGCAGGACTGCAAGAGGACAAAATAAGCAAAGTGTTTTCTGTCAGGTAACGAAATCATCATTCATTGTCTTCTATGTCTTGTTTGTCTTTAAGCCCTTAGTTTTCATTTCTTTGC harbors:
- the LOC144459663 gene encoding uncharacterized protein LOC144459663; amino-acid sequence: MNTFTMLLCLLLLLVCSAQATHFYGTVMTYYPNNMNSPGSFTVVLRYKLAFHTCTENDQWDCFSGDCGTENTVLNVVMDNGDWCQREGIMTRTVSTNAPFQLRLDGGNWIDNIRNNIVNWRAVTLVDLRIRSDIDQANTPPQTTIIPVVRVPSNCERDFNLLAFDPDGDSVGCRYGDAAQSECNPCTPPSVLSLSSSSCTLSFSPTDSTTEGPYAVQLVMEDFPREIIALTSSDGVQTIITSSFAMSKLPVQFVLRVDPAVPSCTEGLYLPRFLSPTPANRAQLFTPANQALEISINAEANNSTISRLLFSGPHNMINDSLGAGQYTLRWTPSEAEDGESQPVCFIVQAELNSDKYDSELRCIIVSVGNDSSVTTTSQPTTTAVATTNITTPQPTTTAPPTTTNITTPQPTTTAPPTTTTNITTPQSTTTAPPTTTTNITTPQPTTTAPPTTTNITTPQPTTTAPPTTTTNITTPQPTTTAPPTTTTNITTPQPTTTAPPTTTTNITTPQPTTTAPPTTTTNITTPQSTTTAPPTTTNITTPQPTTTAPPTTTTNITTPQPTTTAPPTTTTNITTPQPTTTAPPTTTTNITTPQPTTTAPPTTTTNITTPQPTTTATSTTTTNITTPQPTTTAPPTTTTNITTPQPTTTAPPTTTTNITTPQPTTTAPPTTTTNITTPQSTTTAPPTTTNITTPQPTTTAPPTTTTNITTPQSTTTAPPTTTTNITTPQPTTTAPPTTTTNITTPQPTTTAPPTTTTNITTPQPTTTAPPTTTTNITTPQPTTTAPPTTTTNITTPQSTTTAPPTTTNITTPQPTTTAPPTTTTNITTPQPTTTAPPTTTTNITTPQPTTTAPPTTTTNITTPQPTTTAPPTTTTNITTPQPTTTAPPTTTTNITTPQPTTTATSTTTTNITTPQPTTTAPPTTTTNITTPQPTTTAPSTTTLPTTTTITTPQSTITLSPTTTPPPTTTITTPQPTTTTPPTTTTPTTTTITTPQPTTTAPPTTTTPTTTTITTPQPTTTAPPTTTTSTTTTITTPQPTTTAPPTTTTPTTTTITTPQPTTTAPPTTTTPTTTTITTPQPTTTAPPTTTTPTTTTITTPQPTTTAPPTTTTPTTTTALLTTTTASPPSVTTPDVSNTNVVALRMRLSSSIPLSEDFIRSTIIQQIKDELVRQGLPSDTTVNLVSSTQV